GAGATCGACGAAGCAGTAGCTCGCGAATCCCACACCATAGCTGAAATGCTCGAAGCCGGGTGTGCCGGAACAATCCCGCTTCAGAACGTCACCGGAAAAATCCTCGACAAAGTCATCGACTACTGCAAGACCCACGTCGAAGCTGGTCCGATTGATGAAGACGAAGAGGCGAAGAAGAAACTGAAGATTTGGAAAGCGGAGTTCATGAAAGTAGATCTGGACACCATCTCCGAGCTCATCCTGGCTGCTAACTATCTCAACCTCCCAGGCCTTCTCGATCTTTCATGTCAGACGCTTGCAGATTACATTAAAGACAAAACACCAGAGGATGTTCGCGAGATCTTCAAAATTCAGAACGATTTCACGCCCGAAGAAGAAGCAGCTGTTCGCAAGGAGAACGTATGGGCTTTTGAATGATTCTAATTAATAATTTCTTTGATCTGTCTACTTCGTGAAACCATAGTGTGTGCTATTCACTTTGGCCTCTTTAGTTTTCAATGCTTATGTCTATCATCTCTTTAATTTCAATGCTTTATCTCCAGGCAAATTCTCCGCAACTGTGGAAGATTGGCGTCGCCGCCGTTTTCATAATAGGATTAGGTTTTCTTTTAATAAAGAAAAGGTAATGTGGACCAAGGCCACGATCACGCAAATATTGTGTGTACTATTTGAACTAATGTTATTTTCTCAGATAAAAAAACAAACCAGCAAAGTACCCGTTTTAGCTCTTCAAAAAGAGCACTGCTTTGGAACTTTAACTCAAAACAGCTCTTTGGCATTTACCATAATCAGGCTTGACCTTCACGCTTCTTATCCTCCCCAGCTTCATTATTAGAAGAAGCTCCATTAGACACTGCTCCTGCTCCTGCTCCTGCTTCAGCATTGTTGTTCTCCTCAGGTGGCTGAACCTGTTCATCATCAGGGAGAGGCTCTTCCACATAATCATTCTCAAAAGCATCAGCTGGAACCTCGTAAATCCTAACTTCAGGCTTCGAAGGATCCTTCACCAAAGCATACTTTCCTTCACTCAGCTTCATACACAGATCAACAATCGACTTCACAATACCCCACATGTTTGAAGTGTTGAGATAAATCTGCCAGCGAAATCCTTCGGCCTATACCCCCAAAACTGATAATATCACAATGTTAATATGATCACGAGGATGAACCCTAGAAACGAAACAAATCTTCATCACACCCGCATAAGCCAAAAGAGCATGTGCAGCCCATTTAGCTAACTTATTAGTTATTACCATTGTTCTTCAACTTATTAGCTAAAACCGCACCTCTCTGAGTCTCAAGCTTCTGTTTCCAATCAACACCAGAGTATTTCGGATCAAACTCGTTAAGAGCACTCAAAGAGAGGAAACACTTGTGGTTATCTAGTTCAACAGTGCTCTGTAACTCGCACCTAGCAACTAGATACATATTATTATCATCAAGTTTCCATCTCCTATACCTATAAAGCAATAGAGAAGCATTCTCTTCCCCTTCATTAGCATTTAGGATTGGCTCATCAAGGGTTTCCCTTTTTCCATTCTTAACCAAAACCTGCTGAGCAAAAAGCTCTGGTTGATGAAAGCAGCCTCCACGCCTAGAGAATGAGCAGAGTTGATATCGTCTTTGCCTTCAGGAAGTGGCTCCTGAGAAGTCTCGTGAACCGATAACAAATCAGGCGGTGGCCCATCTCTCTTATCAAAGAATAACTTGTTCCCAACACGTTAAATGAGCGCATATAAGAGCAGCGAGGACATCATCAGTGGCGAAAATAGTTGCTTCATCTTCTTTAGCAAGACGTCCAATAACAAGATCGTCACTTCTAGGGAAACGTGGCTTAGGTTCACATACAGCTTCATAACTATGGAATCGCAGAGCACCATTATTGGTTGGTGACAATTAACGCATATTAGTAATTTCACTGCCTACCCGAGTTGAATTGGTTGATAAGAATGGACCCTGACAATAACCTAGCGATCTTCCTGACGCGTATGGATAGAATCCTGAAAGCTAAATCTCCGTTTGAGGACATAAGGCTGTCTCTAGGGAAACAACGGAAAGATGAACCGTTTTACATGTGTATCATAATCCACAAGACTTTGTGAGAAGCAGGACTTAAGATAACTCATCTCCGAGCTATTCTTATGCAAGTTTAATTAAGGAAAAGTAGGATCTAGTTGGAACTGGTAATTAATCAGCGAACGTGATATACAGACCCCGGGAGTGTAATCGGGAGTAACAATAAAGCACCAAACTTGAAAGAACAAAAGCAATAATATTTTTCATTTGACAAAAACAATAAAGCAATACACGCAAACGTTTTAACAATCAGAACGAGTTTGTGTTTCAAGGACAAAGCAAACATAAACCGGAAGGAAAAAAAGGAGATATTTAAAGAAGAAACTCAAAGAGAAGAACGCGACTGCAACTTACACAGCTTATGAATCAGACGAAGGCATTGAATAGCATCTCAAGCCTCATCGTACTCCTCTTCTTCCTCCTCGTACTCTTCTTCACCGGCTGTAGCATCCTGGTACTGCTGATACTCTGCAACAAGATCATTCATGTTACTCTCTGCTTCCGTGAACTCCATCTCGGCCATGCCTTCTCCTGTGTACCAATGAAGGAAAGCCTTTCTCCTTAACATAGCTGTGAACTGCTCGCTCACACGCCTGAACATCTCCTGGATCGAAGTTGAGTTTCCGATGAAAGTCGACGCCATTTTCAAACCCGTTGGTGCA
This genomic interval from Brassica oleracea var. oleracea cultivar TO1000 chromosome C2, BOL, whole genome shotgun sequence contains the following:
- the LOC106327024 gene encoding SKP1-like protein 18, with product MAQNLVGLTEKLSLSSGKIVLTSSDGDSFEIDEAVARESHTIAEMLEAGCAGTIPLQNVTGKILDKVIDYCKTHVEAGPIDEDEEAKKKLKIWKAEFMKVDLDTISELILAANYLNLPGLLDLSCQTLADYIKDKTPEDVREIFKIQNDFTPEEEAAVRKENANSPQLWKIGVAAVFIIGLGFLLIKKR